One region of Zingiber officinale cultivar Zhangliang chromosome 7B, Zo_v1.1, whole genome shotgun sequence genomic DNA includes:
- the LOC122006664 gene encoding 26S proteasome regulatory subunit 6A homolog, producing METAMVEDTAAFEDDQISSMTTEDIVRASRLLDNEIRILKDEMQRTNLELESFKEKIKENQEKIKLNKQLPYLVGNIVEILEMNPEEEAEEDGANIDLDSQRKGKCVVLKTSTRQTIFLPVVGLVDPDKLKPGDLVGVNKDSYLILDTLPSEYDSRVKAMEVDEKPTEDYNDIGGLEKQIQELVEAIVLPMTHKDRFQKLGIRPPKGVLLYGPPGTGKTLMARACAAQTNATFLKLAGPQLVQMFIGDGAKLVRDAFQLAKEKAPCIIFIDEIDAIGTKRFDSEVSGDREVQRTMLELLNQLDGFSSDERIKVIAATNRADILDPALMRSGRLDRKIEFPHPTEEARARILQIHSRKMNVHPDVNFEELARSTDDFNGAQLKAVCVEAGMLALRRDATEVTHEDFNEGVIQVQAKKKTSLNYYA from the exons ATGGAGACGGCGATGGTGGAAGACACCGCCGCGTTCGAGGACGATCAGATCTCGTCCATGACCACGGAAGACATTGTTAGGGCCTCTCGCCTCCTCGATAACGAGATCCGCATCCTCAAG GATGAGATGCAGAGGACGAATCTCGAACTCGAGTCCTTCAAGGAAAAAATCAAGGAGAATCAAGAGAAAATTAAGCTCAACAAGCAGTTGCCTTACCTCGTCGGCAACATTGTTGAG attttggaGATGAATCCAGAAGAAGAGGCAGAGGAAGATGGTGCAAACATTGATCTTGATTCTCAAAGAAAGGGCAAATGTGTTGTATTAAAAACTTCCACCCGACAA ACAATTTTTCTCCCTGTTGTTGGGTTAGTTGATCCTGATAAGCTAAAACCTGGTGATCTTGTTGGGGTGAACAAAGATAGTTACTTGATCTTGGACACTCTTCCTTCAGAATATGATTCACGAGTGAAGGCAATGGAAGTCGATGAAAAGCCTACAGAAGATTATAATGATATAGGAGGTCTTGAGAAACAG ATCCAAGAACTTGTTGAAGCTATTGTTCTGCCAATGACTCACAAGGACCGTTTCCAGAAACTAGGAATTCGTCCTCCTAAAGGAGTGCTTCTTTATGGACCACCTGGAACTGGTAAGACATTGATGGCGCGTGCATGTGCCGCACAAACAAATGCAACTTTCTTGAAATTGGCAGGGCCTCAACTGGTTCAG ATGTTTATTGGTGATGGAGCTAAACTTGTTCGAGATGCTTTCCAGCTAGCAAAAGAGAAAGCTCCATGTATCATTTTTATTGATGAGATAGATGCTATAGGAACCAAACGTTTTGACAG TGAAGTAAGTGGAGACAGGGAGGTGCAACGGACTATGCTGGAATTGCTAAATCAGCTTGATGGTTTTAGCAGTGATGAGCGTATAAAG GTGATTGCAGCAACTAATCGTGCTGACATTCTTGATCCTGCTCTCATGCGTTCTGGACGTCTAGACCGTAAGATAGAGTTCCCTCATCCAACTGAAGAGGCAAGAGCACGAATATTGCAG ATCCATTCAAGGAAGATGAATGTCCACCCTGATGTGAACTTTGAAGAGCTGGCAAGGTCAACAGATGATTTTAATGGAGCACAACTTAAAGCAGTTTGTGTTGAAGCCGGCATGCTTGCCTTGCGTCGGGATGCAACTGAG GTGACGCACGAAGATTTCAATGAAGGGGTCATTCAAGTTCAAGCGAAGAAGAAAACCAGTTTAAATTACTATGCTTAG